Proteins encoded in a region of the Clostridium beijerinckii genome:
- a CDS encoding AraC family transcriptional regulator — translation MHGSFEKTVLESEFPFRLFFNDGYSNTPHHWHEDIEIIYLVEGTLKACINRDTYNLKQGDILIIGGGEIHCFFKEKNFSNRAVIQFRTSIYDNFLSGTKDAKIIKPMWNQSIHLTMGNEIHALMERHINEIINEYSKAEEGYKLIIKARLYDLAGILLRYIPKQAYSSEDLSREKERLKKMDSVFQYVDSNYQEHIDLDDISKSIGFSKYYFTKFFKENTGVTFLDYLNNYRIKKAEWRIIEEDETIAEIAYNCGFNSIKTFNRLFKNIVGCTPMKYRRDNKN, via the coding sequence ATGCATGGGAGTTTTGAAAAAACAGTATTAGAATCTGAATTTCCTTTTAGATTGTTTTTTAATGATGGATATTCTAATACACCACATCACTGGCATGAAGATATAGAAATTATTTATCTTGTGGAAGGTACACTAAAGGCATGTATTAATAGAGATACTTATAATTTAAAACAAGGGGACATACTTATAATTGGTGGTGGAGAAATACATTGTTTTTTTAAAGAAAAGAATTTCAGTAATAGAGCTGTAATACAATTTAGAACTTCCATATATGATAATTTTCTTTCAGGAACAAAAGATGCTAAAATAATAAAACCTATGTGGAATCAATCAATACATTTAACCATGGGGAATGAAATTCATGCACTAATGGAGAGGCACATAAATGAGATTATCAATGAATATAGTAAGGCTGAGGAAGGATATAAGTTAATAATAAAAGCTAGATTATATGATCTGGCAGGTATACTACTTAGATATATACCTAAGCAAGCATATTCATCTGAAGACCTAAGCCGTGAAAAGGAAAGATTAAAGAAAATGGATAGTGTATTTCAATATGTGGATAGTAATTATCAAGAGCATATTGATTTAGATGATATTTCAAAATCTATAGGTTTTAGTAAATATTACTTTACAAAGTTTTTCAAAGAAAATACTGGGGTAACATTTTTAGATTATCTAAATAATTATAGAATTAAAAAAGCAGAGTGGCGTATAATTGAGGAAGATGAAACTATTGCAGAGATAGCCTATAACTGTGGATTTAATAGCATTAAAACTTTTAATAGGCTATTTAAAAATATAGTAGGTTGCACGCCTATGAAATATAGAAGAGATAATAAAAATTAA